CCTGATAATGAAAAGGAATACATACTTGGAAAAAATTTTTTAGGATTAATTGAATAGGTCAATCTTATCTACTATTTAATGAAGGAAACTTAGTTAGGTTTCACATATTAATATAAAAAATAGACTTATTGATTAAAATGTACCCTTTGTAAAGGACATTGAAAAAAAGTCTATGCAACTTTAAGGAGATGATTTCTGTATTAAACAGGGGGCATCTTCTTGTTTTTGCATTCCTTTAGAATCCTCCTGGAAAACATTTTCCAAGAGGATTAATTACTTTACTAATGTTGTGGCTACGATACATTAGTATTTTAAGAGATAATTGGAGAATTGTGTTGCTTATTAATAAAGTAAAAGGTCGGAAATTGTCACGATTAGCTTCACTTTGAATAGAATAAATTAGGACAAGTCTAAGAACAAAATAGGACAAGTCCAAGAATAAAAAATAAGGAGAGGATAATATGGCAACAATTACGGTGACCAATACTAATGATAGCGGTCCGGGTTCACTTCGAGATGCAGTTGCAATAGCAAACCCAGGTGACACAATTGTCTTTGCGGGACCTGTGCGATCTGGTACCATTATTTTAAGCAGTCCTATAGTTATTAATAAAACCTTAACGATAAGTGGCCCTGGTCCGACAATCAGCGGTAGTAGTACGCGTATCTTTAATATTAGCGGTGCAAATACAGTAACAATTAGTAATCTAACCTTCGAAAATGGTAATGATATTACTGGAGGAGCCATCCTTAATGATGGTGCCACATTGAATGTGATAAGGTCTACGTTCTTAAACAATCATTCATCCCAGTCTGGTGGTGCAATAGCGAATCAGAATTCTGGTGTAGTGAATATTTCCAATAGTATGTTTTCTGGCAACACTTCTAATTTTGGTGGAGCTATAGGAAATTTTCCTAACAGTACTGTCAATATTACAAATAGTATGTTCTTTAACAACAGTGCTACGTCTAATGGTGGAGCTATCGCAAATGATGGGATAGTTAACATCACAAATAGTATGTTCTCTGGTAATACTGCTTCTGGTAGAGGGGGGGCTATTGCAAATGATGGCACACTTACTATTATGAGAAGTACGTT
This genomic interval from Gottfriedia acidiceleris contains the following:
- a CDS encoding beta strand repeat-containing protein; the encoded protein is MATITVTNTNDSGPGSLRDAVAIANPGDTIVFAGPVRSGTIILSSPIVINKTLTISGPGPTISGSSTRIFNISGANTVTISNLTFENGNDITGGAILNDGATLNVIRSTFLNNHSSQSGGAIANQNSGVVNISNSMFSGNTSNFGGAIGNFPNSTVNITNSMFFNNSATSNGGAIANDGIVNITNSMFSGNTASGRGGAIANDGTLTIMRSTFTGNSAPNGDGGAIANFGSGKVSITNSTFTNNSAPNGVGGAISNSDSGSEVTVTNSTFSGNSSNFGGAIGNFSGSTVNITNSTFSNNSATRNGGAITNDGTLIVMRSTFTNNSALNGDGGAISNTGTATIDRSTFTNNSAPNGVGGAIKNAGTMTVDRSTFNGNTATSGGAIANTGTITITNSTFSNNSNPQITGASDPTCNDDDDDDDDDDD